From Micromonospora nigra, one genomic window encodes:
- the ffh gene encoding signal recognition particle protein: MFDTLSDRLSGIFTKLRGKGRLTDADIDATAREIRLALLEADVALPVVKGFIANVKERARGAEVSQALNPAQQIIKIVNEELVTVLGGENRRLQFAKQPPTVIMLAGLQGSGKTTLAGKLARWLKAQGHQPLLVAADLQRPNAVGQLQVLGGRAGVEVYAPEPGSGVGDPVQVARASIEHAKRAARDIVIVDTAGRLGIDAEMMAQAANIRDAVQPDEVIFVIDAMVGQDAVRTAEAFRDGVGITGVVLSKLDGDARGGAALSVREITGQPILFASTGEKLEDFDVFHPDRMASRILGMGDVLTLIEQAEQAFDTDQKDKMTAKLMGGEQFTLEDFLDQLIAVRRMGPIANVLAMMPGMGQMKDQLAELDDKHFDRVTAIIRSMTPAERTNPKIINGSRRARIASGSGVTVMDVNQLLNRFTDAQKMMKQMGGMMGLPGGGRRKATKSPKNKRKGTKGGNRPRTGAGAGMPGGFPGGMPQLPPGMNPDDLAAGQGLPPGFKLPKIDFNKLGKGDKPR, translated from the coding sequence GTGTTTGACACCTTGAGTGACCGCCTCTCCGGGATCTTCACCAAGCTCCGCGGCAAGGGCCGGCTCACCGACGCCGACATCGACGCCACCGCGCGCGAGATCCGCCTCGCGCTGCTGGAGGCCGACGTCGCGCTGCCGGTGGTCAAGGGCTTCATCGCGAACGTCAAGGAACGCGCCCGTGGGGCCGAGGTCTCGCAGGCGTTGAACCCGGCCCAGCAGATCATCAAGATCGTCAATGAGGAACTGGTCACCGTCCTCGGCGGCGAGAACCGGCGGCTCCAGTTCGCCAAGCAGCCGCCGACCGTGATCATGCTGGCCGGTCTCCAGGGTTCCGGCAAGACCACCCTCGCCGGCAAGCTGGCCCGCTGGCTCAAGGCCCAGGGCCACCAGCCGCTGCTGGTCGCCGCCGACCTCCAGCGTCCCAACGCCGTCGGGCAGCTCCAGGTGCTCGGTGGCCGGGCCGGCGTCGAGGTGTACGCCCCGGAGCCCGGCAGCGGCGTCGGTGACCCGGTGCAGGTCGCCCGCGCCTCGATCGAGCACGCGAAGCGGGCCGCCCGCGACATCGTCATCGTGGACACCGCCGGCCGACTCGGCATCGACGCCGAGATGATGGCGCAGGCCGCGAACATCCGCGACGCCGTCCAGCCCGACGAGGTCATCTTCGTCATCGACGCGATGGTCGGGCAGGACGCGGTGCGTACCGCCGAGGCGTTCCGCGACGGCGTCGGCATCACCGGCGTGGTCCTGTCCAAGCTCGACGGCGACGCCCGGGGTGGCGCGGCGCTGTCGGTCCGGGAGATCACCGGGCAGCCGATCCTGTTCGCCTCCACCGGCGAGAAGCTGGAGGACTTCGACGTCTTCCACCCCGACCGGATGGCCAGCCGGATCCTCGGCATGGGCGACGTCCTCACTCTGATCGAGCAGGCCGAGCAGGCCTTCGACACCGATCAGAAGGACAAGATGACCGCCAAGCTGATGGGCGGCGAGCAGTTCACCCTGGAGGACTTCCTCGACCAGCTCATCGCGGTTCGCCGGATGGGCCCGATCGCCAACGTGCTGGCGATGATGCCCGGCATGGGGCAGATGAAGGACCAGCTCGCCGAGCTGGACGACAAGCACTTCGACCGGGTCACCGCGATCATCCGGTCGATGACCCCCGCCGAACGCACCAACCCGAAGATCATCAACGGCTCCCGCCGGGCCCGCATCGCCTCCGGTTCGGGCGTCACGGTGATGGACGTCAACCAGCTGCTCAACCGCTTCACCGACGCCCAGAAGATGATGAAGCAGATGGGCGGCATGATGGGCCTGCCCGGCGGCGGGCGGCGCAAGGCGACCAAGAGCCCGAAGAACAAGCGCAAGGGCACCAAGGGCGGCAACCGGCCGCGCACCGGGGCGGGCGCCGGGATGCCGGGCGGCTTCCCGGGCGGCATGCCGCAGCTCCCGCCGGGGATGAACCCGGACGACCTGGCCGCGGGCCAGGGGCTGCCGCCGGGCTTCAAGCTTCCGAAGATCGATTTCAACAAGCTCGGCAAGGGCGACAAGCCGCGCTGA
- a CDS encoding alkaline phosphatase D family protein has product MPAELLIGPLLRRVVGTRATVWVETSGPAVVTVRTADGATGSAPTFSAYEHHYALVVVAGLTPGSATSYEVLLDDQVVWPLPDGRFPPSLIRTRTADDLDQPVRLVFGSCRETTQHATTRRLPPDALDAYARRLLAAPERADRPDLLVLLGDQVYADETSPTVRRLLKRRRRRPEGAPATQVVTFDEYTKLYLESWRDPEIRWLFSTVPSVMIFDDHEVIDDWNTSASWRADMREQPWWAERITSGLASYWVYQHLGNLDPDEIAADPLYAKVTAAGDATSVLHEFGRRVDTEADLAHDTERWRAVQYQWSYSLDLGRTRLVMLDNRCSRVLEPTRRAMLPAGEWAWFLDRAHGVYDHLVVGSSLPWLLPPGIHHVESWNEKLADSRRPWVAGLAEKLRRGIDLEHWAAFRRSFEALGALFARLGSGTPGAPDDRKGSGPAYPPPASISVLSGDVHHSYVARARFTDAAVRTPVHQLTCSPLHNQVPAGLRPLMRLGWSAGPSGVTRALARSAGVRRPSVRWRKLAGPYFGNAVATLTHSGRASEVVIEGTTSDGHLREVARQQLATAD; this is encoded by the coding sequence ATGCCCGCCGAGCTGCTCATCGGCCCCCTGCTGCGCCGGGTCGTCGGCACGCGGGCCACCGTCTGGGTGGAGACCAGCGGGCCCGCGGTGGTGACCGTCCGCACGGCCGACGGCGCCACCGGCTCCGCGCCCACCTTCTCGGCGTACGAGCACCACTACGCCCTCGTCGTCGTGGCGGGTCTCACCCCCGGCAGCGCCACCAGCTACGAGGTGCTGCTCGACGACCAGGTGGTGTGGCCGCTGCCCGACGGGCGGTTCCCGCCCAGCCTGATCCGCACCCGGACGGCCGACGACCTCGACCAGCCGGTCCGGTTGGTCTTCGGCTCGTGTCGGGAGACCACCCAGCACGCCACCACCCGCAGGTTGCCGCCGGACGCCCTCGACGCGTACGCCCGCCGGCTGCTGGCCGCGCCCGAGCGCGCCGACCGGCCCGACCTGCTGGTGCTGCTCGGCGACCAGGTGTACGCCGACGAGACCTCGCCCACGGTGCGGCGGCTGCTCAAGCGACGCCGCCGCCGGCCGGAGGGCGCGCCGGCCACCCAGGTGGTGACCTTCGACGAGTACACCAAGCTCTATCTGGAGTCGTGGCGGGACCCGGAGATCCGCTGGCTGTTCTCCACCGTGCCCAGCGTGATGATCTTCGACGACCACGAGGTGATCGACGACTGGAACACCTCCGCCTCCTGGCGGGCCGACATGCGCGAGCAGCCCTGGTGGGCCGAGCGGATCACCAGCGGCCTCGCCTCCTACTGGGTGTACCAGCACCTGGGCAACCTCGACCCGGACGAGATCGCCGCCGACCCCCTGTACGCGAAGGTCACCGCCGCCGGGGACGCCACGTCCGTGCTGCACGAGTTCGGCCGACGCGTCGACACCGAGGCCGACCTCGCCCACGACACGGAGCGCTGGCGGGCCGTGCAGTACCAGTGGAGCTACTCCCTCGACCTGGGCCGCACCCGGCTGGTCATGCTCGACAACCGGTGCAGCCGGGTCCTGGAACCCACCCGGCGGGCGATGCTTCCGGCGGGCGAGTGGGCCTGGTTCCTCGACCGGGCGCACGGCGTCTACGACCACCTGGTGGTCGGTTCCTCGCTGCCCTGGCTGCTGCCGCCCGGCATCCACCACGTCGAGTCGTGGAACGAGAAGCTGGCCGACTCCCGGCGGCCGTGGGTCGCCGGGCTGGCCGAGAAGCTGCGCCGCGGGATCGACCTCGAACACTGGGCCGCGTTCCGGCGCTCCTTCGAAGCCCTCGGCGCGCTGTTCGCCCGGCTGGGCAGCGGCACCCCCGGCGCACCCGACGACCGCAAGGGCTCCGGGCCGGCGTACCCGCCCCCGGCGTCGATCAGCGTGTTGTCCGGTGACGTGCACCACTCGTACGTGGCCCGGGCCCGGTTCACCGACGCCGCCGTCCGCACCCCGGTGCACCAGCTCACCTGCTCACCCTTGCACAACCAGGTGCCGGCGGGCCTGCGACCGCTGATGCGGCTCGGCTGGTCGGCCGGCCCGTCGGGGGTGACCCGGGCCCTGGCCCGCTCGGCCGGGGTGCGCCGCCCCTCGGTGCGGTGGAGGAAGCTGGCCGGCCCCTACTTCGGCAACGCGGTGGCGACGCTGACCCACTCCGGCCGGGCGTCGGAGGTGGTGATCGAGGGCACCACCTCCGACGGTCACCTGCGCGAGGTGGCCCGGCAGCAGCTCGCCACCGCCGACTGA
- the ftsY gene encoding signal recognition particle-docking protein FtsY: MTEYLLIALALLGVLIIGGIGLVVPKLRRRPEPPLPRTEVDTRAEEDLAGPPVQVPESDLSTGILVEPPVVAPPPVEVPEPTAGRLVRLRSRLSRSQNVFGQGLLGLLSRDRLDEDVWEEIEDSLITADVGIDATREIVDRLRERTRVLGTRSAAELRALLAAELVNALDPGMDRSLRTIPTQGVPAVLLVVGVNGAGKTTTCGKIARVLIADGRTVLLGAADTFRAAAADQLETWAGRVGAETVRGPEGADPASVAFDAVKRGIDTGVDTVLVDTAGRLQNKIGLMDELGKVKRVVEKHGPIDETLLVLDATTGQNGLEQARVFTEVVNVTGVVLTKLDGTAKGGIVIAVQRKLGIPVKLVGLGEGPDDLAPFDPAQFVDALLGTEAPGRDA; this comes from the coding sequence ATGACGGAATACCTCCTCATCGCTCTCGCCCTGCTCGGCGTGCTGATCATCGGCGGCATCGGGCTGGTCGTGCCGAAGCTGCGCCGGCGGCCGGAACCGCCGCTGCCGCGTACGGAGGTCGACACCCGGGCGGAGGAGGACCTGGCCGGCCCGCCGGTGCAGGTGCCGGAGTCCGACCTGTCCACCGGGATCCTGGTCGAGCCGCCGGTCGTCGCACCCCCGCCCGTGGAGGTGCCCGAGCCCACCGCCGGCCGGCTGGTGCGGCTGCGCTCCCGGCTGTCCCGTTCCCAGAACGTCTTCGGCCAGGGCCTGCTCGGCCTGCTCAGCCGCGACCGACTCGACGAGGACGTCTGGGAGGAGATCGAGGACAGCCTCATCACCGCCGACGTCGGCATCGACGCCACCCGCGAGATCGTCGACCGGCTCCGCGAGCGGACCCGGGTGCTCGGCACCCGCTCCGCCGCCGAGCTGCGTGCCCTGCTCGCCGCCGAGCTGGTCAACGCCCTCGACCCCGGCATGGACAGGTCGCTGCGGACCATCCCGACGCAGGGCGTGCCGGCGGTGCTGCTCGTGGTCGGGGTCAACGGCGCCGGCAAGACCACCACCTGCGGCAAGATCGCCCGGGTGCTGATCGCCGACGGCCGGACCGTGCTGCTCGGCGCGGCCGACACGTTCCGCGCAGCCGCCGCCGACCAGTTGGAGACGTGGGCCGGCCGGGTCGGCGCGGAGACCGTGCGCGGCCCGGAGGGCGCCGACCCGGCCAGCGTCGCCTTCGACGCGGTGAAGCGCGGCATCGACACCGGGGTGGACACCGTGCTCGTCGACACCGCCGGCCGCCTGCAGAACAAGATCGGCCTGATGGACGAGCTGGGCAAGGTCAAGCGGGTGGTGGAGAAGCACGGCCCGATCGACGAGACCCTGCTGGTGCTCGACGCCACGACCGGGCAGAACGGCCTGGAGCAGGCCCGGGTGTTCACCGAGGTGGTCAACGTGACCGGGGTGGTGCTGACCAAGCTCGACGGCACCGCCAAGGGTGGCATCGTGATCGCCGTGCAGCGCAAGCTCGGCATCCCGGTAAAGCTGGTCGGCCTCGGTGAGGGCCCCGACGACCTGGCCCCGTTCGACCCGGCGCAGTTCGTGGACGCGCTGCTGGGCACCGAGGCCCCCGGCCGGGACGCGTAA
- a CDS encoding P-II family nitrogen regulator, translating to MKLVTAVIKPYQLDAVKEALHALGVAGLTVSEVQGYGRQKGHTEVYRGAEYTVEFLPKIRVEVLTDEIDVEKIVDAIVGAARTGKIGDGKVWVTGVEEVVRVRTGERGLDAL from the coding sequence ATGAAGCTGGTGACCGCGGTCATCAAGCCGTACCAGCTGGACGCGGTGAAGGAGGCCCTGCACGCCCTCGGCGTGGCCGGCCTGACCGTCAGCGAGGTCCAGGGGTACGGCCGGCAGAAGGGGCACACCGAGGTCTACCGGGGTGCCGAGTACACGGTCGAGTTCCTGCCCAAGATCCGGGTGGAGGTGCTGACCGATGAGATCGACGTCGAGAAGATCGTCGACGCCATCGTCGGTGCCGCCCGGACGGGCAAGATCGGCGACGGCAAGGTCTGGGTGACCGGGGTCGAGGAGGTCGTCCGGGTCCGCACCGGCGAGCGCGGCCTGGACGCCCTGTAG
- a CDS encoding ammonium transporter: MPDAPTIDTGNTAWLLVSSAIVLLMTPGLALFYGGLNRSKGVLNMMMMSFSAIGLVSILWLFYGFSIAFGDDKGSVIGDPAQYLGTKTFMAETDLWGETGIPLYVFMAFQMMFAIITVALISGAIADRAKFSGWLLFAFGWATLVYFPVAHWVWGGGFIGAGLGALDFAGGTAVHINAGAAALALVLVLGRRLGWPRETMKPHNVPMVALGTGLLWFGWFGFNAGSELTADSTTGIAFLNTQVCTAAAVLGWLVVEKIRDGRPTLVGASSGAIAGLVAITPACAFVAPWAAVLLGVVAGAVCALAVGLKYRLGYDDSLDVVGVHFVGGWIGCLWIGLFGTTSVSSLVENEGLFYGGGVAQLGVQALSALIVTVYSFVVAFALGFAIEKTIGFRVSAEAEVQGIDIAEHAETGYDLSSAGGTSGGAFAMAGIGTPAPGEDKPAVAETAAPVNEKVAG; the protein is encoded by the coding sequence GTGCCTGACGCACCGACGATCGACACCGGCAACACCGCGTGGTTGCTGGTGTCGAGCGCGATCGTGTTGCTCATGACGCCGGGTCTGGCGCTGTTCTACGGCGGCCTGAACCGGTCCAAGGGCGTCCTCAACATGATGATGATGAGCTTCTCGGCGATCGGGCTTGTCAGCATCCTTTGGCTGTTCTACGGCTTCTCCATCGCCTTCGGCGACGACAAGGGCTCGGTCATCGGCGACCCGGCCCAGTACCTCGGCACCAAGACCTTCATGGCCGAGACCGACCTGTGGGGCGAGACCGGAATCCCGCTCTACGTGTTCATGGCGTTCCAGATGATGTTCGCGATCATCACGGTCGCGCTGATCAGCGGGGCGATCGCCGACCGCGCCAAGTTCTCCGGCTGGCTGCTGTTCGCCTTCGGCTGGGCCACCCTGGTCTACTTCCCGGTGGCGCACTGGGTGTGGGGCGGCGGCTTCATCGGCGCGGGCCTCGGTGCCCTGGACTTCGCCGGTGGCACCGCCGTGCACATCAACGCGGGCGCCGCGGCGCTGGCGCTGGTGCTGGTGCTCGGCAGGCGGCTCGGTTGGCCGCGCGAGACCATGAAGCCGCACAACGTCCCGATGGTGGCGCTCGGTACCGGTCTGCTGTGGTTCGGGTGGTTCGGCTTCAACGCCGGCTCCGAGCTGACCGCCGACTCCACCACCGGCATCGCCTTCCTCAACACCCAGGTCTGCACCGCCGCCGCCGTACTCGGCTGGCTGGTGGTGGAGAAGATCCGCGACGGCCGTCCGACCCTGGTCGGCGCGTCCTCCGGTGCCATCGCCGGGCTGGTCGCGATCACCCCGGCGTGTGCCTTCGTCGCCCCCTGGGCGGCCGTGCTGCTCGGTGTCGTCGCCGGTGCGGTCTGCGCCCTCGCGGTCGGCCTGAAGTACCGGCTCGGCTACGACGACTCGCTCGACGTGGTCGGCGTGCACTTCGTCGGCGGCTGGATCGGCTGCCTCTGGATCGGCCTGTTCGGCACCACCTCGGTCAGCTCGCTGGTCGAGAACGAGGGCCTGTTCTACGGCGGCGGGGTGGCCCAGCTCGGAGTGCAGGCGCTCAGCGCGCTGATCGTCACCGTGTACTCCTTCGTGGTGGCCTTCGCCCTCGGCTTCGCCATCGAGAAGACCATCGGCTTCCGGGTCTCCGCCGAGGCCGAGGTGCAGGGCATCGACATCGCGGAGCACGCCGAGACCGGCTACGACCTGTCGTCCGCCGGCGGCACCAGCGGTGGCGCGTTCGCGATGGCCGGAATCGGTACCCCCGCTCCTGGTGAGGATAAGCCGGCCGTGGCGGAGACCGCCGCGCCGGTCAACGAGAAGGTCGCCGGTTAA
- a CDS encoding aminoglycoside phosphotransferase family protein, with the protein MASDDRAYAGWRDPSQPTQRLGRPYVTSQEIPLHGGNVSTVVRVGDTVRRNVGPWTPSVHALLRHLEYVGFTGAPRALGMDERNREVLSYLEGECGEYPLAPHWVTDEALVTVATMLRMFHDAQYGFVPPPQAVWRSFGPPPPDTEVICHHDAAPHNVIWRPDGTLGLIDFDLASPGARIYDVAYAAWTWVPIFSDRDSITLGWKRPDRPRRLRLFADAYGLIPRDRHRLIRTIRKRIVDHVEGIRRMAAAGEPAFVRIVHKGHLRRPMRDLRLLDYERHALEYALR; encoded by the coding sequence GTGGCGAGCGACGATCGCGCGTACGCGGGCTGGCGCGACCCGAGCCAGCCGACGCAGCGCCTCGGGAGACCGTACGTGACTTCGCAGGAGATTCCGCTGCACGGCGGGAACGTCAGCACCGTGGTGCGGGTGGGCGACACCGTCCGGCGCAACGTCGGGCCGTGGACGCCGTCGGTGCACGCCCTGCTGCGGCACCTGGAATACGTCGGGTTCACCGGCGCGCCCCGCGCCCTCGGCATGGACGAGCGCAACCGGGAGGTGCTGTCGTACCTGGAGGGGGAGTGCGGGGAATACCCGCTGGCCCCGCACTGGGTCACCGACGAGGCGCTGGTGACCGTCGCCACCATGCTGCGGATGTTCCACGACGCCCAGTACGGCTTCGTGCCGCCGCCGCAGGCGGTGTGGCGCTCCTTCGGCCCGCCGCCGCCGGACACCGAGGTGATCTGCCACCACGACGCCGCCCCGCACAACGTGATCTGGCGGCCCGACGGCACGCTGGGGCTGATCGACTTCGACCTGGCATCGCCGGGCGCGCGGATCTACGACGTGGCGTACGCGGCCTGGACGTGGGTGCCGATCTTCTCCGACCGGGACTCGATCACCCTCGGCTGGAAGCGTCCCGACCGGCCCCGCCGACTGCGGCTGTTCGCCGACGCGTACGGGCTGATCCCCCGGGACCGGCACCGGCTGATCCGCACCATCCGCAAGCGGATCGTCGACCACGTCGAGGGCATCCGCCGGATGGCCGCCGCCGGTGAGCCGGCCTTCGTCCGGATCGTGCACAAGGGCCACCTGCGCCGGCCGATGCGGGATCTGCGGCTGCTCGACTACGAGCGGCACGCCCTGGAGTACGCCCTGCGCTGA
- a CDS encoding [protein-PII] uridylyltransferase: MTSLIKKSTDEPDLLINEVVGVPGGIGQAARTARADAFDRWLAGLLPPRDGVALVAVGGLGRRQCAPYGDLDLVLLHAGVPGIDELAAALWYPVWDANLRLDHSVRTVAEALSVAQDDVKVALGLLDARLVAGDPALAETLARSATDHWRRTAVRQLGPLRELTTARWQAHGELAFLLEGDLKEAAGGLRDVGILRAVALAGVTDALRPAVRAAHLRLLDTRDALHHQVGRRVDRLVAQERDGVAARLGLRGAPEAAQGTGSDGDALLRRIAGDARTVRHALDDAFRAADRLRAGRRRGADGRPLRRPVARDVVEHDGELVLARTAIGARPDPSLSLRVAAAAATTGLPIARATCEWLAAYCPPLPTPWPVEARSALVTLLGAGPGLLPAWETCDRYGLIDGWLPEWTRMRSLPQHNPVHRFTLDRHLVQAAFEAGRRTREVDRPDLLLLGAFLHDIGKGLPGDEPGAAADHSVVGAPIAEAVATRIGLPEDEAALIGTLVRLHLLLPDVATRRDLADPVTIGRVAEAVGDVTTLDLLHALVRADAAATGPAAWSDWKGRLVAELVARVRTTLDTGAVPQPPAPDPALVAGPLPVVHLTGDRVAVAAADRRGLLATVAGCLALHRLEVLAADASTVDGRALVECRVQPRYGLPADPVALSADLRRAVGGDVSVTQRLRGRALAARGSGAEPRVVWHRDAATDAVLLELRAADAAGLLYRVTSALDAAGAHVRAARISTLGGDVVDAFYLVGGWPDDDERDRLEAAVLAAV; the protein is encoded by the coding sequence ATGACCTCGTTGATCAAGAAGAGCACGGACGAACCGGACCTCTTGATCAACGAGGTCGTCGGCGTGCCCGGCGGCATCGGCCAGGCCGCCCGCACCGCCCGTGCGGACGCCTTCGACCGGTGGCTCGCCGGGCTGCTGCCCCCGCGCGACGGGGTGGCCCTGGTCGCGGTCGGCGGCCTCGGTCGGCGGCAGTGCGCCCCGTACGGCGACCTGGACCTGGTCCTCCTCCACGCCGGGGTGCCCGGCATCGACGAGTTGGCCGCCGCCCTGTGGTATCCCGTCTGGGACGCCAATCTTCGGCTCGACCACTCGGTGCGCACCGTCGCCGAGGCGCTGTCCGTCGCCCAGGACGACGTCAAGGTGGCCCTCGGCCTGCTCGACGCCCGGCTGGTCGCCGGCGACCCCGCCCTCGCCGAGACCCTCGCGCGCAGCGCCACCGACCACTGGCGGCGCACCGCCGTGCGGCAGCTCGGCCCGCTGCGCGAACTCACCACCGCCCGCTGGCAGGCCCACGGTGAGCTGGCCTTCCTGCTGGAGGGTGACCTCAAGGAGGCCGCTGGCGGGCTGCGCGACGTGGGCATCCTGCGGGCCGTCGCCCTGGCCGGCGTCACCGACGCGCTGCGGCCCGCCGTCCGCGCCGCCCACCTGCGTCTGCTCGACACCCGCGACGCGCTGCACCACCAGGTCGGCCGCCGGGTCGACCGGCTCGTCGCCCAGGAGCGCGACGGGGTGGCCGCCCGGCTCGGGTTGCGCGGTGCGCCCGAGGCCGCGCAGGGCACGGGCAGCGACGGGGACGCGTTACTGCGCCGGATCGCGGGCGACGCCCGGACCGTCCGGCACGCCCTCGACGACGCTTTCCGGGCCGCCGACCGGCTCCGTGCCGGCCGCCGCCGGGGGGCCGACGGCCGGCCGCTGCGCCGCCCGGTCGCCCGGGACGTGGTCGAGCACGACGGCGAACTGGTGCTGGCCCGGACCGCCATCGGAGCCCGTCCCGACCCGAGCCTGTCGCTGCGGGTGGCCGCCGCCGCGGCGACCACCGGCCTGCCGATCGCCCGGGCGACCTGTGAGTGGCTGGCCGCGTACTGCCCGCCGCTGCCGACGCCCTGGCCGGTCGAGGCGAGGTCCGCGCTGGTCACCCTTCTCGGCGCCGGCCCCGGCCTGTTGCCGGCCTGGGAGACCTGCGACCGGTACGGGCTGATCGACGGCTGGCTGCCGGAGTGGACCCGGATGCGCAGCCTGCCCCAGCACAACCCGGTGCACCGGTTCACCCTCGACCGGCACCTGGTGCAGGCGGCTTTCGAGGCGGGCCGGCGCACCCGCGAGGTCGACCGCCCCGACCTGCTGCTGCTCGGTGCCTTCCTGCACGACATCGGCAAGGGGCTGCCGGGCGACGAGCCCGGCGCGGCGGCCGACCACTCCGTCGTCGGTGCGCCGATCGCCGAGGCGGTGGCCACCCGGATCGGCCTGCCCGAGGACGAGGCGGCGCTGATCGGCACGCTGGTCCGGCTGCACCTGCTGCTGCCCGACGTGGCCACCCGCCGGGACCTCGCCGACCCGGTCACCATCGGCCGGGTCGCCGAGGCCGTCGGCGACGTGACCACCCTCGACCTGCTGCACGCCCTGGTCCGCGCCGACGCCGCCGCCACCGGCCCGGCCGCCTGGTCGGACTGGAAGGGCCGGCTGGTCGCCGAACTGGTCGCCCGGGTCCGTACCACGCTGGACACCGGCGCCGTGCCGCAGCCGCCCGCCCCGGATCCGGCCCTGGTGGCGGGACCGCTGCCGGTCGTCCACCTGACGGGGGACCGGGTGGCGGTGGCCGCGGCGGACCGGCGGGGTCTGCTCGCGACGGTGGCCGGCTGCCTGGCCCTGCACCGGCTGGAGGTGCTCGCCGCCGACGCCTCGACCGTCGACGGCCGGGCGCTGGTCGAGTGCCGGGTGCAACCCCGGTACGGGCTGCCGGCCGACCCGGTGGCCCTCAGCGCAGACCTGCGACGCGCGGTGGGCGGTGACGTCTCGGTGACCCAGCGGCTGCGCGGCCGGGCGCTGGCCGCCCGGGGGTCCGGGGCCGAGCCGAGGGTGGTCTGGCACCGCGACGCCGCCACCGACGCGGTCCTGCTGGAGTTGCGGGCGGCCGACGCGGCCGGCCTGCTGTACCGGGTGACCAGCGCGTTGGACGCCGCCGGGGCGCACGTTCGCGCGGCCCGGATCTCCACCCTCGGCGGCGACGTGGTGGACGCCTTCTACCTGGTCGGTGGCTGGCCCGACGACGACGAGCGGGACCGCCTGGAGGCGGCCGTCCTCGCGGCCGTCTGA
- a CDS encoding HAD family hydrolase — MSRERATALLVDFDGVLRRWDPAVAAGVEREYGLTEGVLGEIAMSWGLLQPVLTGRVSHAGWMASVADALIPSVGDPARARAAVEQWQRYRGEVDADVLAFVRDARAAGIRVGLGTNATDVLDDDLAALGLTGELDVVVNSSVVGVHKPAKEYFEAACAALETPPSRVLFVDDEDRAVRGARVAGLSAHRWSGPGDLGYLRRALAS; from the coding sequence GTGAGTCGGGAACGCGCCACGGCGCTCCTGGTGGACTTCGACGGCGTGCTGCGCCGCTGGGACCCGGCGGTGGCCGCCGGGGTCGAGCGGGAGTACGGCCTCACCGAGGGCGTCCTCGGGGAGATCGCGATGTCGTGGGGGCTGCTCCAGCCCGTGCTGACCGGCCGGGTCAGCCACGCCGGCTGGATGGCCAGCGTCGCCGACGCGTTGATCCCGTCGGTCGGTGACCCGGCGCGGGCCCGCGCGGCGGTCGAGCAGTGGCAACGCTACCGGGGCGAGGTCGACGCCGACGTGCTGGCGTTCGTCCGGGACGCCCGGGCGGCGGGGATCCGGGTGGGGTTGGGCACCAACGCCACCGACGTGCTCGATGACGACCTCGCGGCGCTCGGGCTCACCGGCGAGCTGGACGTGGTGGTCAACTCCTCCGTCGTGGGCGTGCACAAGCCGGCGAAGGAGTACTTCGAGGCGGCCTGCGCCGCGCTGGAGACCCCGCCGTCGCGGGTGCTGTTCGTCGACGACGAGGACCGGGCGGTGCGCGGTGCCCGGGTCGCCGGCCTGTCCGCGCACCGCTGGAGCGGGCCGGGCGACCTGGGCTACCTGCGGCGGGCCCTGGCGTCCTGA